One window from the genome of Helicoverpa armigera isolate CAAS_96S chromosome 4, ASM3070526v1, whole genome shotgun sequence encodes:
- the LOC110375269 gene encoding histidine-rich glycoprotein — MFSKIILVATLLAAVSARPQHDHDYQHGHGHAVSSQSIVLHQTHESKHEPVHHEEHHEEQHEQHQEEHHHGHHEEHHGHASSSQSIKQHHGKATEKHVEYYSHPKYEFAYKVEDPHTGDKKSQHEARDGDVVKGVYSLHEPDGTIRIVEYYADKKTGFNANVKREGHAKHIIPEHHHHHHICIAAAVICAISVSAQHEHHHHGHASSSQSIKQHHGKATEKHVEYYAHPKYEFAYKVEDPHTGDKKSQHEARDGDVVKGVYSLHEPDGTIRIVEYHADKKTGFNANVRREGHAKHIVPEHHHHH, encoded by the exons atgttttcaaaa ATTATCCTAGTCGCAACCCTCCTCGCTGCGGTGAGCGCGCGGCCGCAACACGATCACGACTACCAGCACGGTCACGGTCACGCTGTGTCATCGCAGAGCATCGTACTGCACCAAACTCACGAGAGCAAGCACGAGCCCGTACACCACGAGGAACATCATGAGGAGCAGCACGAGCAGCACCAGGAGGAGCATCACCACGGACACCACGAGGAACACCACGGCCACGCATCCTCCTCACAGAGCATCAAGCAGCACCACGGCAAAGCCACTGAGAAACACGTCGAGTACTAT TCTCACCCTAAGTACGAGTTCGCGTACAAAGTGGAGGACCCTCACACCGGCGACAAGAAGTCGCAGCACGAGGCGCGCGACGGCGACGTCGTGAAGGGCGTGTACAGTCTGCACGAGCCTGACGGTACCATCAGGATTGTGGAGTACTATGCTGATAAGAAGACCGG ATTTAACGCCAACGTGAAGCGGGAAGGCCATGCCAAACACATCATTcctgaacatcatcatcatcaccac ATCTGCATAGCCGCCGCCGTCATCTGCGCCATTAGCGTTTCGGCACAACACGAGCATCATCACCACGGCCACGCCTCCTCCTCACAGAGCATCAAGCAGCACCACGGCAAAGCCACTGAGAAACACGTCGAGTACTAT GCTCACCCTAAGTACGAGTTCGCGTACAAAGTGGAGGACCCTCACACCGGCGACAAGAAGTCGCAGCACGAGGCGCGCGACGGCGACGTCGTGAAGGGCGTGTACAGTCTGCACGAGCCTGACGGTACCATCAGGATTGTCGAGTACCATGCTGACAAGAAGACCGG aTTCAACGCTAATGTGAGGCGTGAGGGTCACGCCAAGCACATTGTTCCTgaacaccaccaccaccatTAA
- the LOC110375268 gene encoding cuticle protein 19, whose translation MASKVCFLALMALAAMVAADDGHSHIHISKHEGHHQPVEIKDKHGHHHVDYYTHPKYKFEYEVKSHHTGDHKSHHEHRDGDSVKGEYSLHEPDGSTRHIHYHADKHTGFHADVKHSVHHLVPDKHHH comes from the exons atggcTTCAAAG GTGTGCTTTTTAGCTTTGATGGCTTTAGCAGCTATGGTTGCTGCTGACGACGGTCACTCACACATTCACATCTCCAAACACGAAGGTCACCACCAGCCTGTGGAAATAAAGGACAAACATGGACATCACCACGTGGACTACTAT ACGCATCCCAAATACAAGTTCGAGTATGAAGTAAAGAGTCACCACACTGGTGATCACAAGTCTCATCATGAGCACCGTGATGGCGACAGCGTCAAGGGAGAGTACTCCCTGCATGAGCCTGATGGTTCCACCAGACATATCCATTACCATGCTGACAAGCATACTGG TTTCCACGCCGATGTGAAACACAGCGTCCACCATCTAGTACCGGATAAACATCATCATTGA
- the LOC135116772 gene encoding histidine-rich glycoprotein-like: MYQFISELSTISTALLYLTNNTKMYFKVICILAVVAVSAVCSEHAYSSQHIHRHDGHHHEVEVKDEHGHHHVDYYAYPKYEFEYKVDDKHTGDHKEQHEHRDGHDTKSDYKVHVDHIIPHHHHH, from the exons ATGTATCAGTTCATTAGTGAGCTTAGCACAATTAGTACAGCTTTACTTTATCTAACGAACAACACCAAAATGTACTtcaag GTGATCTGCATCTTAGCCGTGGTGGCGGTTTCAGCCGTGTGTTCCGAACACGCATACTCATCCCAACACATCCATAGACATGATGGTCATCACCATGAAGTGGAAGTTAAGGATGAGCATGGACATCATCACGTGGACTACTAT GCCTACCCCAAGTACGAGTTCGAGTACAAAGTAGATGACAAACACACCGGTGACCACAAGGAACAGCATGAGCACCGCGACGGTCACGACACCAAGAGCGACTACAAAGTACATGTGGACCATATCatccctcatcatcatcatcactaa
- the LOC135116773 gene encoding cuticle protein 7-like produces MVSKVLVIAMCALAVVTAEHAHSSQHIHKYDGHHHPVEIKDEHGHHHVDYYTHPKYEFKYEVKDSHTGDHKEQHEHRDGDSVKGEYSLHEPDGSVRHVHYHADKHSGFHAEVKHSTHHIVPEKHYHHHH; encoded by the exons atggTGTCTAAG gttttggTGATAGCAATGTGTGCGTTAGCTGTGGTTACAGCGGAGCATGCGCACTCCTCTCAGCACATCCACAAATACGACGGCCATCACCATCCCGTTGAAATAAAAGACGAGCACGGACATCATCACGTCGACTACTAT ACACATCCTAAGTACGAGTTCAAGTATGAAGTGAAGGACTCTCACACTGGAGACCACAAGGAGCAGCATGAGCACCGCGACGGTGACAGCGTGAAGGGAGAGTACTCCTTGCACGAACCTGATGGCTCCGTCAGGCATGTTCACTACCATGCTGACAAACATTCCGG TTTCCACGCGGAAGTAAAGCACAGCACTCACCACATTGTACCTGAGAagcattatcatcatcatcactaa